AAAGTTGGACCAAAACTCATCCAGGAAGTTGTCCAGTTTTGCCGGGGCAGATCACGGTCGCCAGAATGTTCGCCTTGACCAGGTGCTTGGTTGCGGTGACAAATGCGCGGTCCGACGCAAGCCGCTCGTTCCACAATCCGAGCTGGGCGGAAAATTTTGCGGCGACGTACATTTCGTTGACCGGCGTGTAGAACTCGACCCAGGGAAAACGTTGGGCAAACGCCTGTGCGTACTCGGCAAAGAAGGCCGGCAACTCTGGGTTCTGGAAACTCCCGAGCCAGTCAGGCACGCCAAAATGGCAGAGATCGACGATCGGCCTGATGCCCAGACGGCGTATTTCGTCGAATACCTGGTCGGTAAATTCCCAGTCGTAGCGCCCTGGTCCGGCATGTACACGGTAGTAAGGCGCCCCATAGCGCAGCACCTTGATCCCTAGCGTATCGAGCAATTGCAGATCGGTGCGCCAGTGCTGGTAGTGCCCGGTCAACTCCATTTCGTCGACGCGGTGCAGGCGACCGTCGGGCAAGGCGATTACCGGGTAACTGTTCTCGATCCCGGTGGCGAACAG
This genomic stretch from Massilia putida harbors:
- a CDS encoding family 1 glycosylhydrolase, which codes for MEDFLFATGIENSYPVIALPDGRLHRVDEMELTGHYQHWRTDLQLLDTLGIKVLRYGAPYYRVHAGPGRYDWEFTDQVFDEIRRLGIRPIVDLCHFGVPDWLGSFQNPELPAFFAEYAQAFAQRFPWVEFYTPVNEMYVAAKFSAQLGLWNERLASDRAFVTATKHLVKANILATVICPGKTGQLPG